In the Natronoglycomyces albus genome, TCGACCATTCTGGAACCTCCCTCGTCCCGCCTAGCCTATCCCCCTTAGGCTAGGCGGGATGCAACCCTCCTTTGTGCGTGCAGCCCGCACGACTGACGCCGCCACTATCGCGCAACTGCACTGGGACGTGCTCCACGGCCCATACCGCCGCCTGATCCCCTCTGAGGTCATGGAGAACCTCGATCACGAGTGGATGGTCAACCGTTGGCGTGAGGCCATCGAGTCCCCGCCCGATCACTATTCTCGGGTCTATGTCGCCGTTGACAAGACCTCCTCGCCGGCCGCGATCGCGCGCACCGGCCAGAGCGACCTGCAACAAGACGGCGCGAGCCTGGGCGAAACGGTCGTTGGTTTCGCCGCCGTCACCCTCCCCGAGCCGGACTCCGGGGTCCCAAACTTCCAACAATCGGCCTTTATCGAGCCGATCATCGTGGCCGAGGGGCACCGCCGGCAGGGGCACGGCTCCCGGCTCTTGGCCGCGGCGGTGGACCACTGGAGGGAAGGCAAGATTCGCTACGCCTACGCTCTTGTCCTGGCTGGAGACTCCGACACTGAGAATTTTCTGGCCGGTTCGGGCTGGGCGCCGGAGGGTACCGAGTACCGACACACCTCTCCTGCGGCCAATGTCGTGCAGCGTCGCTGGCATACCGACATCTCTATGACAGAAGAATGAATCCCAGCAGTGGATCGTGGCCGCCCATGAGAGGCCGCGACGGCGAAACCACCTCCGGGCGCCCGATCACGGCCTTACGATAAGGCGATGAGATATCGGCCGCTTTTGCTCATTGTCGGCACGCTTGTCACCTTGCTGGCCAGCACCGGCTGTATGCGGCTGGAACTGGACTTGGTCATCAACGACGACGACACCGTCGACGGTCACATTGTCGCGGCGTGGAGCGATGATTTCCTGGCCGAGGCGGCCTCGGCCGACATCGATTTCGACCCCGATCAAGCCGATGCCCTCATTGACGCGCTCTTGGGCGACCTTCCCGGTATCGAGGATCGTCGCGATTATCGTCAGGACGGCTTCAGCGGCGAAACCGCTTCGTTCGCCCGTCAGCCGCTGTCTGATTTCGCCTCGCTCGAAGAGGGGCAGGACTCGCTACAGATCGTGCGGGACGGTTCCCGCTACCAGCTCACTGCCTACTGGAACTTGCAAGGATACGATCCGCTCGAGTTCGATCTCAGCGAACAGGTGCCCTCACCTGAGATCACTTTGTCGGTGACGTTCCCCGGCCGAGTCACCGCCCACAACGGGGATCTCGATGGTCGTACCGTCACCTGGAACTTGGCCTTGGGCGAGGAACACCATCTCACCGCCGAGGCGGCTGGGCGCAATGCCGGTATGTTGTTGGCCACCGTCGGCGGCGGCACGGTGGCGATCCTGGCGCTCATGGGTTTGTGGCAGTACCGGATGTTGCGCCGCTATTCTCTCTAGCCGGCACGTTCGCCACCTGCGACTCTTCTCCCTCGTGGCTAGAGGCGTCTCTCAGCAGACTTTCAGCCTCTTCGAAGCTTGCTGACAGGTTGCGGTTAGCGTTCGACTTCACAGCGTGACCTCGGGCATATTCGCAGGTTAACGGGCTGCTTTGTCGGCCTGTACGCCGTATGCTGAAGGGTCTTGCCAGCGTCGCATCCCTGTGGAGAAGAGGAAACAATTGGACCCCAAGAAAGGCGAGGACACCCCCACCGGCGAGCACAAGAACTCCGGCCTTGACCTTAGTGTCGTCCAGGTGCTCGCCGCCGCCGGAGCCGCCACACTCGGGGCCGTCTTCGCAACCGTCATTGGCGTGTACGGCACCATCATCGGTACCGCCGTGTTGAGCTTGATCACGTCGGTGGGCAGTGTACTGCTCGTGCATTTCACGAACAAGACCACTGAAAAGATCAAGGTGCCGCTCAAAGGAGCGGTGGGCGGCAGGCCGAATTCTCAACAATCCGACTATGACGGCGACGCCACCGCGTTGCTGCGGCCGGACTGGGACACCGACGCGGGGGCATACCGCTCGACCCATATCTTCGCCGTCGGAGACCCTGACGCCACTGTCGAATTCGGCACCGTCGACGAGAACGGCCGCGCAACCGGCGTCGCGACGGTGACCATGGCGGACCCGACGCTGGCAGAGGAGCTGAATTTCCAGGGCCAGAACGACCTGACCGTGGTTGAGGGGGGCCACCCAGGGCCGACAGGTCCGGAGGCGACAGACGAAGACGAGAAACCCTCCCGTAAGAAACTGTGGGTCTCCATCGCCGTCTCGACCGTCCTCGTCTTTCTCATCACCGTCGTGGCCCTGACGGTCATGGCGCTGGCTCAAGACAAGAACCCGAATTATTACTTCAGTCCTTCCCCGGGACCGTCCCCAGGCGTCATGACGCCCAACGTCGAAGAGTCGGTCGACCAATGGGACCCCGCTCCCGGCGGCGAGGACACAAACCAGCCAGAGAACGACCAGGGCACTGCCGAGCCAACGGAGGACTCCACCCCGGAGACAACACCTCCGGGCGACGATTCCACCGACGAGGGCGACGCGGGCGACGATGAGGTGGACGAGGACGAAGACGACGATGAGGACCACGAGGCGGACGCGGACGATCCAGAGCCGACCCCCACCCGCAACTAGTGGTCACGGCTGACCAGAGGCGGTGCCACACCGGTACTGGCCCTAGCCCGGTCGCGATGTGTCACCGACGCTCATAGGTGACATCGGGCCTGTCGCGATCGCACCCCCACCCATGGACGTCATAAAGCCGACACACCGCGCAACTACGAAATAACCGACAAAGAGTGCTCCCATAGGTATCGTGAGCGAGTCTGCCCGTCAGGGCAGGCATCACACGAAAACGAAACTCTTTGGGGGAACAATGTTCCGTAAGACGCTCAAGACCATCACCGCCGTCGCCTTCGCTGGCGCGCTCGCCGTCGGCTCCGCGACCTCGGCTTCTGCCGACGTGGTCGAGGAGCACGGCAGCTACGGCTCCGGCGACATCAACGTGCTGTCGAACCTGTGCATCGGAAACTGGAACGGCGACGTCATCAGCATCCTGAAGATCGCCAACTCGGAGTACCGCGAACTGTGCACGACCTACGGAAGCGGCTC is a window encoding:
- a CDS encoding GNAT family N-acetyltransferase translates to MQPSFVRAARTTDAATIAQLHWDVLHGPYRRLIPSEVMENLDHEWMVNRWREAIESPPDHYSRVYVAVDKTSSPAAIARTGQSDLQQDGASLGETVVGFAAVTLPEPDSGVPNFQQSAFIEPIIVAEGHRRQGHGSRLLAAAVDHWREGKIRYAYALVLAGDSDTENFLAGSGWAPEGTEYRHTSPAANVVQRRWHTDISMTEE
- a CDS encoding LppM family (lipo)protein, whose product is MRYRPLLLIVGTLVTLLASTGCMRLELDLVINDDDTVDGHIVAAWSDDFLAEAASADIDFDPDQADALIDALLGDLPGIEDRRDYRQDGFSGETASFARQPLSDFASLEEGQDSLQIVRDGSRYQLTAYWNLQGYDPLEFDLSEQVPSPEITLSVTFPGRVTAHNGDLDGRTVTWNLALGEEHHLTAEAAGRNAGMLLATVGGGTVAILALMGLWQYRMLRRYSL